A single Lysinibacter sp. HNR DNA region contains:
- a CDS encoding glyceraldehyde-3-phosphate dehydrogenase produces the protein MKHASDAHLNDWLEKQELAEAMIPVIGRLYREHGVVTSIHGRSLINQSATDILKAHRFARRVDSVELSVHDTFPLLLAISALEPGPSSIDLAGILSDYTSKESTATDSLSLESYLGETLSSVLGQDKPSRRETTDVVLYGFGRIGRLLARILIGHSGGDYGLRLRAIVVRKSSSNDLEKRANLLRRDSVHGPFDGTISVDHKNSVIRANGIYIQVIYSDDPTSVDYVQYGINNAIVVDNTGRWRDEEGLSRHLESPGATRVVLTAPGKGSLKNIVHGINHDTIHDDDSIITAASCTTNAITPVLKVINDRYGIAHGHVETVHSFTNDQNLIDNFHKGDRRGRSAAINMVLTETGAASAVAKALPELSGKLTGNAIRVPTPNVSMAILNLTLDNPTDKEEINNYLRMISLTSPLHKQIDYIDSNEVVSTDFVGSRKAGIVDGLATISTGKNLVLYVWYDNEFGYSCQVIRVLEEIGQVHPPTFPVITPSRVAAPMH, from the coding sequence GTGAAACACGCATCCGATGCCCACCTCAACGACTGGCTCGAAAAACAAGAACTTGCAGAAGCGATGATCCCGGTTATCGGTCGTCTGTATCGCGAACACGGGGTGGTCACATCAATTCACGGAAGAAGCCTCATTAATCAATCCGCTACGGATATCCTCAAAGCCCATCGTTTTGCGCGTCGTGTAGACAGCGTGGAGCTTTCGGTTCACGACACCTTTCCACTCCTACTGGCAATCAGCGCGCTCGAACCGGGGCCATCCTCCATCGACCTGGCCGGGATCCTTTCCGACTACACCAGCAAAGAAAGCACAGCAACAGACTCCCTCAGCTTGGAGTCCTATCTGGGTGAGACTCTGAGCAGTGTCCTGGGCCAGGATAAGCCATCACGACGCGAGACCACAGATGTGGTTCTTTATGGCTTTGGCCGTATCGGCAGGTTGCTCGCTCGCATTCTCATCGGACACTCCGGGGGTGACTACGGCCTTCGACTACGAGCCATAGTGGTCCGAAAAAGCTCCTCTAACGATCTGGAAAAACGCGCAAACCTACTCCGCCGCGACTCAGTTCACGGCCCCTTTGACGGAACCATTTCCGTTGACCACAAAAACAGCGTTATCCGCGCCAATGGCATATACATCCAGGTGATTTACTCAGATGATCCCACCAGCGTTGACTACGTACAGTACGGCATCAACAACGCAATCGTTGTAGACAATACGGGTCGCTGGCGCGACGAGGAGGGGCTGTCCCGGCATCTTGAGTCCCCCGGCGCCACACGCGTGGTTCTCACCGCACCGGGTAAGGGCTCTCTCAAAAATATCGTTCACGGTATCAATCACGACACCATTCACGACGATGACAGCATCATCACGGCGGCGTCCTGCACCACAAATGCCATCACCCCGGTACTCAAAGTCATCAACGATCGGTACGGCATCGCACACGGGCACGTAGAAACGGTGCACTCCTTTACCAACGACCAGAACCTCATCGATAACTTCCACAAGGGTGACCGACGAGGCCGCTCCGCCGCAATCAACATGGTTCTCACAGAGACCGGCGCGGCGTCAGCCGTGGCTAAAGCCCTGCCCGAGCTCTCTGGCAAGCTCACGGGTAACGCCATCCGTGTGCCCACACCCAATGTGTCGATGGCCATCCTCAATCTCACGCTCGACAACCCGACCGACAAAGAAGAGATCAATAACTATCTCCGCATGATCTCCCTCACCTCACCTCTGCACAAACAAATCGACTATATCGACTCCAACGAGGTGGTCTCTACTGACTTTGTGGGCTCTCGTAAGGCCGGAATTGTTGACGGTCTGGCCACCATCAGCACGGGTAAAAATCTGGTGCTCTACGTGTGGTACGACAACGAGTTTGGATACAGCTGTCAGGTGATCCGTGTTCTGGAGGAGATTGGCCAGGTGCATCCGCCCACATTCCCGGTTATTACACCGAGCCGCGTTGCCGCCCCGATGCACTAA
- a CDS encoding MarR family transcriptional regulator, giving the protein MSNTDDDQLALDNQLGFTLTVVARKIANQYSEALAPVGLTPPQFFALAKLWEHELEVEAAEAAAAEKDADSKPAKGKKSKKTEATKKRASLSLSNLSKELSQEAGTLSPLIKRLEQQGLLTRTRLPEDERTLSITLTDRGRAMRKETEGIPVEIAEKLNMTAREFETLRKQITNLNSRLA; this is encoded by the coding sequence GTGAGCAACACAGATGACGACCAGCTAGCCCTCGACAACCAGCTTGGTTTTACCCTAACCGTCGTAGCACGAAAGATTGCAAATCAATACAGCGAGGCTCTGGCCCCTGTAGGATTAACCCCCCCTCAGTTCTTTGCGCTGGCAAAATTGTGGGAGCACGAGCTGGAGGTTGAGGCTGCCGAGGCAGCAGCCGCAGAAAAAGATGCGGACAGCAAGCCCGCAAAGGGAAAGAAGTCGAAGAAAACAGAGGCAACAAAAAAGCGGGCGTCTCTCTCGCTCAGCAATCTGAGCAAAGAACTCTCGCAGGAGGCCGGAACACTCTCACCGCTCATTAAGCGCTTGGAACAGCAGGGGCTGCTGACACGCACACGTCTTCCCGAGGACGAGCGTACCCTATCCATCACTCTTACCGATCGTGGACGGGCTATGCGCAAGGAAACCGAGGGAATACCCGTAGAGATCGCAGAAAAGCTTAACATGACCGCCCGAGAGTTTGAGACCCTCCGTAAACAGATAACAAACCTTAACTCACGTTTAGCTTAG
- the ilvD gene encoding dihydroxy-acid dehydratase produces MSEIDIKPRSREVTDGIEKAASRGMLRAVGMGDEDWDKPQIGVASSWNEITPCNLSLDRLAQGCKEGVHAGGGYPLQFGTISVSDGISMGHEGMHFSLVSREVIADSVETVMMAERLDGSVLLAGCDKSLPGMLMAAARLDLASVFLYAGSIAPGWVKLSDGTEKDVTIIDAFEAVGACKAGTMSEEDLKRIECAIAPGEGACGGMYTANTMASVAEAIGMSLPGSAAPPSADRRRDYFAHRSGEAVVNLIKKGITARDIMTKKAFENAIAVVMAFGGSTNAVLHLLAIAREAEVDLTLDDFNRIGDRVPHIGDLKPFGKYVMNDVDRHGGVPVVMKALLDAGLIHGDCLTVTGKTVAENLADINPDPVDGEVIRTLDNPIHATGGLTILHGTFAPEGAVVKTAGFDLEVFEGPARVFEREREAMDALTEGKIGAGDVVVIRYEGPKGGPGMREMLAITGAIKGAGLGKDVLLLTDGRFSGGTTGLCIGHIAPEAVDGGPIAFVRDGDLIRVDIAARTLDLRVDPQELAARAEGWSPLPPRYTRGVLAKYSKLVRSASEGAITG; encoded by the coding sequence ATGTCTGAAATCGATATAAAGCCACGCAGCCGTGAAGTAACTGATGGTATTGAGAAAGCAGCCTCTCGAGGAATGCTTCGTGCGGTTGGTATGGGGGATGAAGACTGGGATAAGCCCCAGATTGGTGTTGCCAGTTCCTGGAACGAAATCACGCCCTGTAACCTGAGTCTTGACCGGCTTGCCCAAGGGTGCAAAGAGGGAGTGCATGCGGGCGGTGGGTACCCCCTGCAATTTGGTACGATTTCGGTCTCTGACGGTATCTCTATGGGGCATGAGGGAATGCACTTCTCTCTGGTCTCACGCGAGGTGATCGCTGACTCCGTAGAGACGGTCATGATGGCGGAGCGGCTTGACGGCTCGGTGCTTCTGGCGGGATGTGATAAGTCGCTGCCCGGGATGCTCATGGCGGCCGCCCGGCTGGACCTGGCATCGGTTTTTCTTTATGCGGGGTCGATTGCCCCCGGATGGGTCAAGCTGAGCGACGGAACTGAGAAAGACGTGACCATCATCGACGCGTTTGAGGCGGTTGGTGCCTGCAAGGCGGGCACTATGAGCGAGGAAGACCTCAAGCGTATTGAGTGTGCGATTGCTCCGGGTGAGGGCGCCTGCGGTGGTATGTATACGGCCAACACCATGGCGAGTGTTGCGGAGGCGATCGGTATGAGCCTTCCCGGCTCGGCCGCGCCTCCTAGCGCGGATCGTCGCCGCGATTACTTTGCTCACCGCTCTGGTGAAGCCGTTGTGAACCTTATTAAAAAAGGTATTACCGCCCGCGACATCATGACTAAAAAGGCCTTTGAAAACGCCATAGCTGTTGTCATGGCGTTTGGCGGCTCAACAAACGCTGTGCTTCACCTGTTAGCGATTGCTCGGGAAGCGGAGGTCGATCTCACTCTGGATGACTTTAATCGTATCGGTGACCGGGTTCCCCACATTGGTGATCTCAAACCCTTTGGAAAATACGTGATGAATGACGTAGACCGCCACGGCGGCGTCCCCGTCGTGATGAAGGCCCTGCTTGATGCGGGACTTATCCACGGAGATTGCCTCACGGTAACGGGTAAAACGGTTGCCGAGAACCTGGCTGATATTAATCCCGATCCTGTTGATGGGGAGGTGATTCGCACGCTTGATAATCCCATTCACGCAACGGGCGGACTCACGATTCTGCACGGAACCTTTGCTCCGGAGGGCGCCGTTGTTAAAACCGCTGGTTTTGATCTTGAGGTTTTTGAGGGCCCCGCACGCGTGTTTGAGCGCGAACGTGAGGCCATGGACGCCCTGACCGAGGGGAAGATTGGTGCTGGAGACGTTGTGGTCATTCGCTACGAGGGTCCCAAGGGTGGGCCTGGTATGCGAGAGATGCTTGCGATTACCGGTGCCATTAAGGGTGCGGGATTGGGTAAAGATGTACTACTCTTGACAGATGGCCGGTTCTCAGGTGGCACAACCGGACTGTGTATTGGCCATATTGCACCGGAAGCGGTGGACGGAGGTCCTATCGCTTTTGTTCGCGACGGTGACCTCATTCGGGTTGATATCGCCGCTCGCACGCTCGATCTACGGGTTGACCCTCAGGAGCTTGCAGCCCGCGCAGAAGGGTGGTCACCTCTTCCGCCACGCTATACCCGTGGCGTTCTGGCTAAGTACTCGAAGCTTGTACGCTCGGCTTCGGAGGGCGCCATTACAGGCTAG